In Fischerella sp. PCC 9605, the genomic window GCATTGCTTAGCTGAGCTTCTAAACGGGCAATTTTTGCTTGTTGAGTTTTTCTTTCCCCTACAAGCTGAGCTTCTAGACGGGAAATTAGAGCTTTTTGAGCATTAATTTCGCCACTTTTAGGCCCGGCTTTTACTTTAGCTAGATTAGCTTGATTAACTTTTACTTGTTGTTTAGCTTGTTTTAAAGCAGCTGAAAGACGATGATGACGGTCTAGGATCGCAATTATTTGATTAGAGGTGACTCTATCTCCCTCTTTCACTAAAAGTTTGTCAACTTTACCAGTTTCAACAAAACTGGAAGCAGACAGCCGAATAACTTCTCCTTGTGGTTCTATGCGTCCTTGAGCACTAACGAAATTGGTAATAGGAGGAGCAGTTGGCGAGGAGACTGATGAAGGATTTTCGTGAGCATTTTGAGAACGAAGAAGACTGTAAATAGTAATTGCGGTAGTTGCGCCCAGAATTGGGGAGGCGATAGCGATAAAGAGGATAACCCACCACTTTTTGGACTTGAGAAATGGATGCTCCATTGTTTTTGAATGATTGCATATTATTATTAGGAAGATTAGGAAAGCTTAGTTGGATGGAATACTTTTGCGGAACATAATGCCCATTGCAGAATGGAAACTGAACCAATAGCCGAAAGTAGCCCAGAAGAGGCATTTAGGTGAGGTCAACGCTTTCCCTAGTTTGAGCGGCTCAAAAATAACGTCCATTGAACCGTCCAAGATGCTTGTGTACGCGTTTACACTTCGAGCGTTGAAGCCGAACCAGCGTGTATCGTCATATCTCCGATCAAAGAAACCTACAGGTTCCCATCCCTGACAACGCCCTAAGGATTCGAGGGATTCACGCGTATATATATGAAGATGGTAGGGGACATGTACCTCATGGTAGGAATCGGGTACTTCAGGCAGGCTCAAGTTGATACTTGCTGCGTTAGGTGTGCCAATTAGGATATAACCACTAGGGGACAGCAAGCTGTTTAACTTACCTAATAGTGCATTAGGATCTTCAACATGTTCAATGACATCTTGGAGCAGGATGTAATCGAATGGTTTACGTTCGAGGATTGTCAGATTGCCGAAGCCGTTCTCTGGCGCGTAAGGGTCATATCCGTAGGCATTGGCAAAGCCGCGTTTTTGCAGATATTGTACAAACAAACCGTTGACACCACAACCATAATCGAGCAGCGAATGAGTCTTAGAAAACCCATGCTTTGTCAGTCGTTGGCATAGATTGCCATAGACAAATCGATATACCCATTTGAGTGTCGCCTTGGCATAGGGATATTGTGCGTAGTAGTGGTCAAGATCCACGACATCTAAACAATGAATCGTCTTGCAGTTGGGACATCGCCAAACCTTGAACTTTTCTCCCATAAAGGCTCTGACACTACAAGGGAACGTAGAAAATGCAGATTCATCAAGCGGATCGACGCGATATTGACAAATCAAACACTCAAGACGTTGCTTGCTTGTATTAGTGCATGTATGTTGTAGCTGCATTAGAATTTTCCTAAAAAAAATATCAAAAACTTTTTCTTAGTTAGAACTTGAGCGAAACAGAGCGCTCCGTGTTTGTTTGAAATATCACCAGCGCTTTGCGCGTTCGTAAGTATTTTCTACATTGAATTTGCTATCTCTTTCTCAAATACGCCAAGTGCCCGAACCACAGCTTGATCCATGTCGTAGTACTTGTAATCTGCAAGTCGTCCGGCAAACAGTACTGTACCGTTGAGTTTTTCTACTTCTTTGAGGTAAAGGTTGAGGCGATCGCGGTTCTCCTCATTGAGGATGGGATAATAAGGGTCATTTTTTCCTGGTACATAAGCTTGAGGATATTCCATCACTAAGGTAGTTTTGGAAGAAGTTTGTCCTGACAAATACTTCTGCTCAGTAATGCGGGTGATGTCGTAGTCGTTGGGGTAGTTAACTGTACCAACCTCTTGATACCATTCTTGGTCTAATGTCTCGAATTCAAAATGTATGCTACGGTATGGCAGTTCACCATACATATAATCAAAAAAAGTATCAATTGGACTAGTGCAAATTATCCGATTAAACTTGAGGTCGTCGATCATCTCGCGGTAATCTGTGTTTAGTAGTACCTTAATGTTGGGATGAGCCAACATTCGGCGGAACATTTCGGTGTAGCCAAGTTTGGGCATAGCTTGGTAAGGGTCTTGAAAATAACGATTATCCCGACTGATGTAGACTGGAACACGTCCTGTTACTCCCCGATCTAGTTCCTCTGGTTTTAGACCCCATTGCTTCATGGTGTAGCGGAGAAAGACATTTTCATAAATATAATCAGCTAAGAAACTTAAATCTCCACTAGCACTCTCACGTAGTTTTAAAATGGGTACTTTGACCCCAAAACCGAAGTTTTCTAGAAGCAAATTCTCCAGCTTTTCTGCATATTTTGGCGGAAAAAGGGCATAGAGCGAATTTAGATTAAAAGGGATAGGGACTTTTTTGCCCTCCAATACTCCAAGTACATGGTGATAGTAGGGTCTCCACTCTGTAAATTGGGAGAGATAATCCCAGACTTTCTTAGACTTAGTGTGAAAGATGTGAGGCCCGTATTTATGAACTAGAATGCCATGCTCGTTGTAGTAATCATAAGCATTTCCGCCGATGTGGTCTCGCCGTTCTACAATCAGCACTTTCTGCCCAAGCTGAGTCGCGATCCGCTCAGCCATTACACAAGCTGAATATCCCGCCCCTACGATAAGCCAATCAAATTTCATTAATTTCACTCCTTGAAAGCTACTTCAGGTCAGTTATGGAAATTTGTAGAGATTGTTTCTTCTGCTGAAAAATTTGGGATGCATCTAACCAATCTCACCCTCAAACCTGAAGTGGTTTTTGGACAGCTTCTAAGAAGGAGTTTTCAAGGATTCCTTCCAAAATATCAACAACTTCAAACACTGCTTTATTGTTGATGGCGGCGGCGTTGGCACGGTAGTAAGCCAGGGTTTCAGGCTGGATTAGCTTTGCTACAGCTTGGTTAATGTCCCGAAAATTGCGGACTACAATACCAATCTCATTATCTGCAATCCACACAGCCGAGGGTCGTTCTTGAAACAAGCTGAAGGCATTGCATTCAGTAATTACTGGCAGCTTCATAGCCACAGCCTCGCTGACACCTACAGAACCGGATTTACCAACGAAGAAATCGGACAGATGCATGTAGTAAGGAATTTCATTCGTAAAAGTTTCAATGTACCTTGGCAAACGACTCTGTTGACGACGCAGAGTGTTTGCTATTTCTTCATTGCGTCCGCAAATAAAAATAAGTTGTAGATTCAGCGACGATTTCTCCAGACAATCGGCAATCTCCAGCATCACCTTTGACCCCTGACTGCCAAAAGTGATTAAACCAGTAGGCAAATCTGGGTCTAGTCCTAGGCGTTGTCTCTCAATGCGGCGATCGCACTTCATGGGTTCGTAAAACCGAGGGTGAATTACCACTCCTGAAGTGCGGAATATTCGCTCCTGCGTATAACCAAAGTTTTTTGCTTGTTCAACCGCCCGTTCAGTGGGACAAATTAAGAACTGTTCCTGCTGTTCAATCCAAAAGTGGGGTGGGCAATCGGCATGATCGGTTATAAACGTCGCAAAGGGCACACCGGGTGACACTGCCTGCAAGCTTTCATAAATCAGCCGATTGACATACGGCAGCAATGCAATTACCATATCGGGCTGATGTTGCTGCCAGTATCTTTGAAAACGTGCTAACCAGGCAAAATGATAAAGGCGTATTTGTAACTTGAATGAGGGAACCAATAAAGGCTCAGTAATAATTTTTGCCCAGTTTTTTTTGAGTATCAGTTGATTATAAATTTTGTGTGGAACAGCCGTCCCAATGATTTCTTTAAAAGCATCGACTATATGAATTTTCCACGGTAATTGCCGCTGCTCGATAACTTTTTGCAAAGCGTTGGCAGTGCTGCGATGACCTGCGCCTAAATCATAAATCATCAAATATACTTTCTTCATCGCTTTCTCCATTCAGTTTTTATTCGAGTTAAGGATAATCTTTCGCTACCAAGTCGGCGTCATCATTCAATAAGCTTTAATTCTGGTAATCTGAGGCTTTATTCCTGGTTTTTTCCTTACTTTTATTGAGATTAAAAGTTAATTATTTTTATAATATTTGTCTGGATTTATATTGTTTAAAACGCTCCCAAAAAAAACCTGTTACATTTGCTAATTGGGATACTATCAACAATGCTGTCACTAAGATTTCTGGCTGTTTAGATTTTTGCAATAAAGGGTAAGTGAGTAAATTAAAAAAAAACTTGAGTGGTTCAACTTTGACGCGCTCATCAGTACGAGAAGACCTGCGGACGTGAAAGCAAAAAGCACCCCGTCCATAGTTGAAGTGTTGACGCCAAAAAGTGGGTAATGTGAGTTTATGGGCATGATAGACCCGAACTTCTGGAGCGTAAATCATCTTATAAGCGTGGTGCAACCAGCGATCGCATAATTCCCGGTCTTCTCCCGCAGCGAGGGTAAAAGTGGTGTCAAAACCACCAACGACCCAGAAAAGGTCTGATGGTAAAGCCATATTATTAGAGGCGAAAAAGCTCAACGGATGAGAGCTATTCTTGTAATAGTAATAAGTGTAGAGGTAGTCAATTAATACCTGGCTAGCAGTGGAATACAAATTGCTATCCAAGACGTTGACAGTCCGACCGCCAATCATGCAATCTGGTACTGTGGCAAAACGAACTGCCAAAGTTGTTAACCAATCAGGCGCAGGCGCACAATCATCATCGGTGAAGGCTAAGTACCTACCCCTTGCTCGTGTAACGCCAGTGTTTCTGGCTGCTGCTGGGCCTGCATTGGCTTGCTGAATTAGAGTTAGATTAATTTGGTCATGAAAGTGAGCAACCACAGGCTCTAATGGTGTTTTGCTACCATCATCTACCACAACAACTTCAAAGTCATGGTGTGGGTAGTCCAAACGAACCAGAGACTCAAGACAACTAGCAAGTTGTTCTGGACGATTGTAAGTAGGAATAATAATTGAGAAGAAAGGTATTTGCTGTTCCATAATGACTTACATAGACTTGACCAATCCGCCTGTTTTCCCCAGAATGGGAAAACAATTCGGGTGAGGGTGTGAAGTGGATGGAGTTTTAGCGCCCAGCGTATGCTGGAGAATGCTGCGTGTTTTTGACCAACCTGGTATGACATCCAAGCGTGTTCGTATAAAAAGTTGGCAAACATCTTGGGGTGCGCTTCAAAAAGCTCCCGATGTTTATCGATGAGGAGTTTAAAACTCTCCTGACGAAGCATCGGGTCTTTGGACACACGATTACCTTTATGAGCATAGAGTTGGTATGTAACAATCGGTAGACCTAGAATTGAGCAGAGTGGGTTGAGGCGCAGGAAAAGATCAGAATGAACACGAGAGCGAAATGTTTCATCCCAACCGCCGATTTGGCGAATGACCTTCTGTTCCACGACTAGGGTCTGCTTGGTGTAATATGAACAACCTGGCTCAAGTTCCTCTAAGGAAAAATGGGCACCGCGTGGACGAACTGGAGGCGGAAAGCGTTTTTCAATGACCCGACCTTGAGCATTCATCTCCTCTATCCCGGAAATAACTGCAACAGGTGGGGGAAGTGTCGCTTGCGCTAACGCTTCGAGCGACACTTCTGCCATATGAGGAAGAAGCCGATCGTCGTCATCCAGGTATGTAATCCAACGACCCTGCGCTGCTTCAATCCCGACGTTACGCGCCCGTGCGCCTCCACAAGATTTTGACAGCCGAATAACTCGCAATCGACGATCGCTTGGTAACTCAACTGGCTGTACCGAGCCGTCATCAACGACGATGACCTCTAAATCATTCATCGTTTGTGTCAAGGCACTTTGGACAGCGCGAGGAAGTAAGTGAGGGCGATCGCGGGTTGGGATGATGATACTGAGTAAAGGGCTGCTCATTTCTCTTTGCTTAAGTTCTATAAATATACGGAAGCTTCATTAGTAGTAAAGTCGCAACTCACCTAATTTTTCCGCTTGGAACGGAGTTCCTGGAAATTTTGTAAAACTTCTTTTGTCCCTTGCATCCCACCTGGAAAAATCATCCACAGAAGAATGTAAAGCAATCCAAAAATTGTCATCTTGACGAGCAAACTTAAGACAGCATTATTAATATCTGGTAAAACAAATTGACTTGCAGAGAGTATGACTGCTGCTGTTACAGATGCGAATGCAGGTCGCCACACAACACTGAAAAAATCACCCATTGATAGAGGCGATGTTTTTAGACAAAATGCAACCGCTGGGTAAGTCAGCAGGCAAATTCCCACTGTATAACCCATTGCAACACCATAAGCTCCCCACTTTGCACCAACTGCTACGGCGAGAATCATCACAGGAGTGTGAATCAGACCCCAGCGTAACTGTCGTTGAGTATGACCTATCGACACGTAGAGCCATTTTGTGACTCTGTACATACTACCGACAAAGGGCGCGATCGCCAGCAGTTGGAAGAGTGGAACCGCCTCTAACCATTGGTTTCCCAGTAGCAGCAGGATAATCTCACGGGCTTCCACAAAGCAAAACGCCAGCACCGGCATAGAAAAGGCAAAGATTGGCATTAACCCTCGGCGACAGTAAGCACGGTACAAGTCTGGGTCATGCTGGGTACGGCTGAAGCTAGACACAGCCACATCGAACAGAGGATTATAAATCTGTTCAAAGGGAAAATATGCCCACGTGTAGGCAACGTGATAAAAACCAAGCGCTCCCGCACCGCTAAAATAGCCAACGAGAATGCGGTCAAGTTGCATCCCAATGCGCGTGAGGAACCGGAAGCCACTGAGGTGCGCTCCATAAGAAAGCATTTCTCGCAGATTGGCATCTAATTTTGTGTTTTTGACATACTTCGCAGGTCGCCAACCACAAACAAACCAACTAGCAACGCTTTGGGTCAGTTGCATCACAAGCACCTGCAAGACTAACGCCCAGTAGCCAAGGCCAAGCCAAGCCGCACCTATGGCAAAAACAGCACCTGCTACCAGGGAAGCAACTTCGATCGCGGTCATCATCTCAAAGCGCATCTGTCGCTTGAGTAATGATTTGTGCTGAAATGTTAAACACAAACTCAAAACGCCAACTGCTAGCATCAGCGTAATTCCTGTTAGTTCCGCCTGTTTATAGAACCACGCGAGAACAGGAGCCATCAACACCATCAATCCTATGACCACAGCGTTGATTTTTAAAGACAGCCAGAACATAGCGCTGGCTTGCTGATGATCTAATTTTTCTCGTTGTACCGTTGCTGTCTCCAAACCAAGATTGGTCAAGCTGTCTACAAATGCAAGCAGTGGAGCCACCATCGCCAGCAAACCAAAGTCAAATGGTGTCAGCATCCGAGCCAGTACAGCAGTTGAGCCAATCCCCAATGCTAGCTTGATCGGCTGGGAAGCCACTGTAATCAA contains:
- a CDS encoding UDP-N-acetylglucosamine--LPS N-acetylglucosamine transferase — encoded protein: MKKVYLMIYDLGAGHRSTANALQKVIEQRQLPWKIHIVDAFKEIIGTAVPHKIYNQLILKKNWAKIITEPLLVPSFKLQIRLYHFAWLARFQRYWQQHQPDMVIALLPYVNRLIYESLQAVSPGVPFATFITDHADCPPHFWIEQQEQFLICPTERAVEQAKNFGYTQERIFRTSGVVIHPRFYEPMKCDRRIERQRLGLDPDLPTGLITFGSQGSKVMLEIADCLEKSSLNLQLIFICGRNEEIANTLRRQQSRLPRYIETFTNEIPYYMHLSDFFVGKSGSVGVSEAVAMKLPVITECNAFSLFQERPSAVWIADNEIGIVVRNFRDINQAVAKLIQPETLAYYRANAAAINNKAVFEVVDILEGILENSFLEAVQKPLQV
- a CDS encoding class I SAM-dependent methyltransferase — translated: MQLQHTCTNTSKQRLECLICQYRVDPLDESAFSTFPCSVRAFMGEKFKVWRCPNCKTIHCLDVVDLDHYYAQYPYAKATLKWVYRFVYGNLCQRLTKHGFSKTHSLLDYGCGVNGLFVQYLQKRGFANAYGYDPYAPENGFGNLTILERKPFDYILLQDVIEHVEDPNALLGKLNSLLSPSGYILIGTPNAASINLSLPEVPDSYHEVHVPYHLHIYTRESLESLGRCQGWEPVGFFDRRYDDTRWFGFNARSVNAYTSILDGSMDVIFEPLKLGKALTSPKCLFWATFGYWFSFHSAMGIMFRKSIPSN
- a CDS encoding glycosyltransferase family 2 protein, whose translation is MPFFSIIIPTYNRPEQLASCLESLVRLDYPHHDFEVVVVDDGSKTPLEPVVAHFHDQINLTLIQQANAGPAAARNTGVTRARGRYLAFTDDDCAPAPDWLTTLAVRFATVPDCMIGGRTVNVLDSNLYSTASQVLIDYLYTYYYYKNSSHPLSFFASNNMALPSDLFWVVGGFDTTFTLAAGEDRELCDRWLHHAYKMIYAPEVRVYHAHKLTLPTFWRQHFNYGRGAFCFHVRRSSRTDERVKVEPLKFFFNLLTYPLLQKSKQPEILVTALLIVSQLANVTGFFWERFKQYKSRQIL
- a CDS encoding glycosyltransferase family 2 protein, with translation MSSPLLSIIIPTRDRPHLLPRAVQSALTQTMNDLEVIVVDDGSVQPVELPSDRRLRVIRLSKSCGGARARNVGIEAAQGRWITYLDDDDRLLPHMAEVSLEALAQATLPPPVAVISGIEEMNAQGRVIEKRFPPPVRPRGAHFSLEELEPGCSYYTKQTLVVEQKVIRQIGGWDETFRSRVHSDLFLRLNPLCSILGLPIVTYQLYAHKGNRVSKDPMLRQESFKLLIDKHRELFEAHPKMFANFLYEHAWMSYQVGQKHAAFSSIRWALKLHPLHTLTRIVFPFWGKQADWSSLCKSLWNSKYLSSQLLFLLTIVQNNLLVVLSLWFVWTTHTMTLKLLW
- the glf gene encoding UDP-galactopyranose mutase → MKFDWLIVGAGYSACVMAERIATQLGQKVLIVERRDHIGGNAYDYYNEHGILVHKYGPHIFHTKSKKVWDYLSQFTEWRPYYHHVLGVLEGKKVPIPFNLNSLYALFPPKYAEKLENLLLENFGFGVKVPILKLRESASGDLSFLADYIYENVFLRYTMKQWGLKPEELDRGVTGRVPVYISRDNRYFQDPYQAMPKLGYTEMFRRMLAHPNIKVLLNTDYREMIDDLKFNRIICTSPIDTFFDYMYGELPYRSIHFEFETLDQEWYQEVGTVNYPNDYDITRITEQKYLSGQTSSKTTLVMEYPQAYVPGKNDPYYPILNEENRDRLNLYLKEVEKLNGTVLFAGRLADYKYYDMDQAVVRALGVFEKEIANSM
- a CDS encoding lipopolysaccharide biosynthesis protein codes for the protein MTQYPSGVDSEQHIRTDALNADLKKRSLKSGLITVASQPIKLALGIGSTAVLARMLTPFDFGLLAMVAPLLAFVDSLTNLGLETATVQREKLDHQQASAMFWLSLKINAVVIGLMVLMAPVLAWFYKQAELTGITLMLAVGVLSLCLTFQHKSLLKRQMRFEMMTAIEVASLVAGAVFAIGAAWLGLGYWALVLQVLVMQLTQSVASWFVCGWRPAKYVKNTKLDANLREMLSYGAHLSGFRFLTRIGMQLDRILVGYFSGAGALGFYHVAYTWAYFPFEQIYNPLFDVAVSSFSRTQHDPDLYRAYCRRGLMPIFAFSMPVLAFCFVEAREIILLLLGNQWLEAVPLFQLLAIAPFVGSMYRVTKWLYVSIGHTQRQLRWGLIHTPVMILAVAVGAKWGAYGVAMGYTVGICLLTYPAVAFCLKTSPLSMGDFFSVVWRPAFASVTAAVILSASQFVLPDINNAVLSLLVKMTIFGLLYILLWMIFPGGMQGTKEVLQNFQELRSKRKN